In Mucilaginibacter celer, one DNA window encodes the following:
- a CDS encoding beta-N-acetylhexosaminidase has product MKKLSLLLCGCVAHLLSAAQASKPAPALIPQPVKVTQTTGQFVLPKTIVVEATSSADVANVTAYLKRKLATSTGAFISIKSAAPTASIRLVLNKTADTLIKTEGYKLSVTPKKVVIRANDAAGLFYGVQTFFQLLPKEVEGLEVAKGVTWAAPAVEITDYPRFAWRGLMFDVSRHFFTKAEVKQYIDAMVKYKFNLLHLHLTDDEGWRVEIKSLPRLTEVGSHNVKKVGQFGTFTPPTPDEPRTYGGFYTQEDIKELVQYAKDRFVNILPEIDVPGHSLAAVVAYPELSCTPGADKYVVNSGEPFMDWSGPHNRAIVDNTLCPANEAVYTFLDKVVTEVAQLFPFGYIHLGGDECAKNFWEQSDAIKALMAKENLKDMNEVQAYFEKRLEKIVESKGKKFMGWDEIIEGGLGPNAAVMSWRGIQGGITAAKAGHEVVMSPTTFAYLDYMQSDRVNETKIYATLRLSKTYSWEPVPDSVDARLIKGGQGNLWTEQVYNIRQAEYMTWPRGMAIAEDVWSAKGPKNWDGFFSRVEKHFPRFDEAETKIAPSAYDPSFDAKFNADSTLKITLINEVNGLDTYYSFDNSFPDRFYPKYTAPIDAPKDATTLRVITYRGKKPVGRMVTMPLAELKSRIKK; this is encoded by the coding sequence ATGAAGAAATTATCCTTATTGCTCTGCGGTTGCGTGGCGCATTTGTTATCGGCTGCACAGGCAAGCAAACCTGCGCCCGCGCTTATCCCTCAGCCGGTAAAGGTTACACAAACTACGGGTCAGTTTGTGCTGCCCAAAACCATTGTGGTTGAGGCAACATCTTCGGCCGATGTAGCTAACGTTACTGCCTATCTTAAAAGAAAGCTTGCTACATCAACAGGCGCTTTCATCAGCATAAAAAGTGCTGCGCCAACTGCCTCAATCAGGCTTGTGCTTAATAAAACTGCCGATACGCTTATCAAAACCGAGGGCTATAAACTATCGGTAACACCCAAAAAAGTAGTGATCAGGGCTAATGATGCCGCCGGTTTGTTTTATGGCGTACAAACATTTTTCCAGCTGTTGCCTAAAGAGGTTGAAGGCCTTGAAGTGGCCAAAGGTGTAACCTGGGCTGCCCCCGCTGTTGAGATTACAGATTATCCGCGTTTTGCCTGGAGAGGGTTAATGTTTGATGTGTCGCGCCACTTTTTTACCAAGGCCGAGGTTAAGCAATATATTGATGCCATGGTTAAATACAAATTTAACCTGCTGCACCTGCACCTTACTGATGATGAAGGCTGGCGCGTTGAAATTAAAAGCCTGCCGAGGTTAACCGAAGTAGGATCGCACAATGTAAAAAAAGTTGGGCAGTTTGGTACCTTCACCCCGCCAACACCTGATGAGCCGCGCACTTACGGCGGCTTTTATACCCAGGAAGATATTAAAGAACTGGTACAATATGCAAAAGACCGGTTTGTAAACATCCTGCCCGAAATTGATGTGCCGGGCCATAGCCTTGCCGCGGTGGTTGCCTATCCCGAGCTTTCGTGCACACCGGGTGCCGATAAATATGTGGTAAACTCGGGCGAGCCTTTTATGGATTGGAGCGGGCCGCATAACAGGGCTATTGTTGATAATACGCTTTGCCCTGCAAATGAAGCTGTTTATACTTTTTTAGATAAGGTTGTTACCGAGGTTGCACAGCTATTTCCTTTTGGATATATCCATTTAGGCGGCGATGAATGCGCCAAAAACTTCTGGGAGCAAAGCGATGCCATCAAGGCGCTGATGGCTAAAGAAAACCTGAAGGACATGAACGAGGTGCAGGCCTATTTTGAAAAGCGTTTGGAAAAGATCGTCGAATCAAAAGGTAAAAAATTTATGGGTTGGGATGAGATCATCGAGGGAGGCCTTGGTCCTAATGCTGCGGTAATGAGCTGGCGGGGTATTCAGGGTGGCATAACAGCTGCAAAAGCGGGTCACGAAGTGGTGATGAGCCCTACAACTTTTGCATACCTGGATTACATGCAAAGCGATCGTGTAAATGAAACAAAAATCTATGCAACGTTGCGCCTGAGCAAAACTTACTCGTGGGAGCCGGTACCTGATAGCGTTGATGCGCGCCTGATTAAAGGCGGGCAAGGAAACCTATGGACTGAGCAGGTATACAATATCCGCCAGGCCGAGTACATGACCTGGCCGCGTGGTATGGCCATTGCTGAGGATGTATGGTCGGCCAAAGGGCCTAAAAATTGGGATGGTTTCTTTAGCCGCGTTGAAAAACATTTCCCCCGCTTTGATGAGGCCGAAACCAAAATAGCGCCAAGCGCTTATGATCCATCATTCGATGCCAAATTTAATGCAGACAGCACATTAAAAATAACACTTATCAACGAGGTGAACGGGTTGGACACCTATTATAGTTTTGATAACTCGTTCCCCGACAGGTTTTATCCTAAATACACCGCGCCGATTGATGCGCCTAAAGATGCCACCACGCTTAGGGTAATCACCTATCGCGGTAAAAAACCGGTAGGCCGCATGGTTACCATGCCATTGGCCGAGTTGAAGAGCAGGATAAAGAAGTAG
- a CDS encoding RagB/SusD family nutrient uptake outer membrane protein, producing the protein MKALKHITTILLGTLALGACKKSYLDKPLTGALEPQFLQTEEGANQLLIGAYAVLDGQQGGDASVGGGGAWEAAPDNWIYGGVAGGDASKGSVAGDQTPIEPIMKYNADGSNGFFDSKWRADYEGVSRCNNTIRSIMAIPKITDAAKTSLLAQARFLRAHYYFDLKKMFNNVPYLDETTKDINQPNSGVDIWAKIEDDFKYAYTNLPGTQPDAGRANKWAAGAYLAKTYLFEHKYTEAKPIFDAVIAQGVTANGKKYALNAKFNDNFRTATNNSAESVFAVQAAANADPNGPSQANNGDMLNFPYGNSSPFSCCGFYQPSIDLANHFRTNPTTGLPYLDDYNSHAIKTDMNVASSKSFTPDDGTIDPRLDWTAGRRGIPYLDWGLHPGSDWIRDQAYAGPYSPLKNVYGQAEQETNGDNTSWAPGSGINYNIIRYADVLLMAAEVEAQVGSLDKAESYVNQVRNRAANPEGFVHKYVDNDDPTGGFTDEPAANYKVSPYLPGAFASKDFALKAIYFERKIELAMEGHRFFDLVRWGIADTELNAYITFQSTQTNDVKGGKFLKGKNEYYPIPQKEIDLSVKGGTPVLKQNPGYH; encoded by the coding sequence ATGAAAGCATTAAAACATATCACAACCATATTGCTGGGTACGTTAGCACTTGGCGCGTGTAAAAAATCATATTTAGATAAACCACTTACCGGCGCGCTCGAGCCACAGTTTTTACAAACCGAGGAGGGCGCTAACCAATTGCTGATAGGTGCTTACGCCGTGCTTGACGGGCAACAAGGCGGCGATGCCTCCGTTGGCGGCGGCGGCGCATGGGAAGCAGCTCCCGATAACTGGATTTATGGTGGTGTTGCCGGCGGTGATGCCTCAAAAGGAAGCGTAGCCGGTGATCAAACCCCTATCGAACCGATTATGAAATACAATGCCGATGGCAGCAATGGCTTTTTCGATTCGAAATGGAGGGCCGATTATGAGGGCGTTTCGCGTTGCAATAACACCATCAGGTCCATCATGGCTATCCCTAAAATAACCGACGCAGCCAAAACCAGTCTTTTGGCACAAGCAAGGTTTTTGAGGGCGCACTACTATTTCGATCTGAAAAAAATGTTCAACAACGTGCCTTATCTTGATGAAACCACTAAAGATATCAATCAACCAAATTCGGGTGTTGATATCTGGGCTAAGATAGAGGACGATTTTAAATACGCCTATACTAATTTACCAGGCACACAACCCGATGCAGGCCGGGCTAATAAATGGGCTGCAGGTGCATACCTTGCCAAAACCTACCTGTTTGAGCATAAATACACCGAGGCCAAACCAATTTTTGATGCGGTGATAGCACAGGGTGTAACAGCCAACGGCAAAAAATATGCTTTGAATGCCAAATTTAACGATAATTTCCGTACAGCCACTAACAACAGTGCCGAGTCGGTGTTTGCGGTGCAGGCTGCTGCCAATGCTGATCCTAACGGCCCGTCGCAGGCAAACAACGGCGATATGCTGAATTTTCCTTACGGTAACAGCAGTCCTTTTAGCTGCTGCGGTTTTTACCAGCCATCTATTGATCTGGCCAACCACTTCCGCACCAACCCAACAACCGGCTTGCCTTATTTGGATGACTACAACAGCCATGCCATTAAAACCGACATGAACGTAGCATCTTCAAAAAGCTTTACGCCTGATGACGGTACTATCGACCCTCGTTTAGACTGGACAGCCGGGCGTCGTGGTATCCCTTACCTCGATTGGGGTTTACACCCAGGCTCCGACTGGATCCGCGATCAGGCTTATGCCGGCCCATACTCGCCGCTTAAAAACGTTTACGGCCAGGCCGAGCAGGAAACCAATGGAGATAACACTTCCTGGGCACCAGGTTCGGGCATCAATTATAATATTATCCGTTATGCCGATGTGCTGCTGATGGCAGCTGAAGTTGAAGCACAGGTGGGGAGCCTTGACAAAGCCGAAAGTTACGTGAACCAGGTACGTAACCGTGCCGCCAACCCCGAAGGCTTTGTACATAAGTATGTTGACAATGACGACCCGACAGGTGGCTTTACCGACGAGCCTGCTGCTAACTACAAAGTTAGCCCTTATTTACCCGGCGCTTTTGCCAGTAAAGATTTCGCCTTGAAAGCTATTTATTTCGAGCGCAAAATAGAGCTGGCGATGGAAGGCCACCGCTTTTTCGATCTGGTGCGCTGGGGCATTGCCGATACCGAACTTAACGCCTATATCACTTTCCAAAGCACCCAAACCAATGATGTTAAGGGCGGTAAATTTTTGAAAGGCAAAAACGAATATTACCCTATACCTCAAAAGGAAATTGACCTTAGCGTAAAAGGCGGTACACCGGTATTGAAACAGAACCCGGGGTACCATTAA
- a CDS encoding TonB-dependent receptor has product MINFYRKTALADGLWQKTIKIMKLVTVLLLTGIMQIHAAAYSQNVYNFNVSNISVKQMFKQIEKSSKYTVFYRLDQVDVDKKISVAAQDATIETVMKQVLQKQALTFQVVDDIIVVKPVNDRPIVTVTVTGVVKDVNGQPLPGVSVKLKGSNLGTVTDMNGKYSLTLPDGTGTLEFAFLGFTTQSVPVNGQTTVNVTLLEESKALNEVVVVGYTTQKKKDLTGAVAVVNVKDLNKQATSSVINQLQGQASGVTVTGSGQPGEEPQIHIRGFNTFGINTPLYIVDGVETTDVSTLNPNDIESFQVLKDASSASIYGSRAANGVIIITTKKGKGKVNIQYDAYYGSQKPKGGNVWDILSPKDMATLKMTAQKNSGITDFQDDQYNPDGNGSTYTLPDYITPAGAKNGDPAVDPKLYYVNPYFTSPDDYNSFYRITKANKAGTDWYHAIFKTAPMTSHNLSVSGSTEQASYLFSLNYYNQQGTLIDTYQKRYSLRSNTSFNLSKHIRIGENIAYSITKNPKVGANDPDGVITMAIREQPIIPVYDIKGNYAGSYGSGLGDANNPVAIQNRSAVNGAVDYRIIGNVFAEADILKGLTLRTSFGGDITNGHDHYFSYPTYENVENSLTNSYSEDSYSNYTYNWTNTLTYQHNFGKHDIKLLAGTESVENYNSSMGANSKNYFSFDPNYVNLSTGTPGSNYSSRNSQTLFSLFARFDYAYDDKYLFNSTIRRDGASPFSEKNKYGYFPSFSGAWRISQENFLKGTKWLTDLKIRGGWGIMGNQININPENAFTTFNTNIGQSFYPINGGPDIVPGFYQAQISNPDAKWEKDINTNFGFDATLFDGKISITADYYRKDIRDLLFNAPQLGTAGNGAPPFINVGKMKTDGLDVSVTGNFKASSDLGFNATGTFTTYNNKIKTVSTGADYFYGSHLGRFDNFISRNQVGHSLGEFYGYQIEGFWNSQAEIDAANASAQKITNNPDEVYQSDVKPGRFKYKDVNGDGIITDADRTFIGNPNPKVTAGLNLGVTYKNFDASVFFYGSFGNKIWNSVKYWTDFYSSFETAKSHTALYDSWTPTNHNAKAPIQELDASTSSGSTPNSYFVENGTYVRMRNAQIGYSFNLNSLKKIGVQKLRIYASATNLFTITGYKGVDPELGGSTTTFGIDEGSYGSPRTFLFGVNFSL; this is encoded by the coding sequence ATGATTAATTTTTACAGAAAGACCGCTCTGGCTGATGGCCTGTGGCAAAAAACTATCAAAATTATGAAGCTGGTAACCGTTCTGCTCTTAACGGGCATTATGCAAATACACGCTGCCGCTTACTCGCAAAACGTTTACAATTTTAATGTAAGCAATATCTCTGTTAAGCAAATGTTTAAGCAAATTGAAAAAAGCAGTAAATACACTGTTTTTTACCGGCTTGACCAGGTAGATGTTGACAAAAAAATAAGCGTTGCCGCGCAGGACGCCACTATCGAAACGGTAATGAAACAGGTGCTGCAAAAGCAGGCGCTTACCTTCCAGGTGGTGGATGATATTATTGTGGTAAAACCGGTAAATGACAGGCCAATTGTTACCGTAACGGTTACCGGTGTGGTAAAAGATGTTAATGGCCAACCCTTGCCGGGCGTTAGCGTAAAATTGAAAGGCAGTAACCTGGGCACCGTTACCGATATGAATGGTAAATACAGCCTCACCCTGCCCGATGGTACCGGAACACTGGAGTTTGCCTTTTTGGGCTTTACAACGCAGTCGGTTCCGGTTAACGGGCAAACTACTGTAAATGTAACCCTGCTCGAAGAATCAAAAGCCCTGAACGAGGTTGTGGTAGTTGGTTATACCACGCAGAAAAAGAAGGATTTGACAGGTGCGGTTGCAGTGGTGAACGTAAAAGATCTAAACAAGCAGGCAACGTCATCGGTTATTAACCAGCTACAAGGCCAGGCCTCGGGCGTTACCGTTACCGGTTCGGGCCAGCCAGGCGAGGAACCACAGATTCACATCCGCGGTTTTAACACTTTCGGCATCAACACACCTTTGTATATAGTTGATGGGGTAGAAACAACTGATGTAAGCACACTTAACCCAAATGATATCGAATCGTTCCAGGTGTTAAAAGATGCCAGTTCGGCCTCCATTTATGGTTCGAGAGCGGCAAATGGTGTTATTATCATCACCACCAAAAAAGGTAAAGGCAAGGTAAATATCCAGTACGATGCTTATTACGGTTCGCAGAAACCTAAAGGCGGCAATGTTTGGGACATTTTAAGTCCGAAGGATATGGCAACCCTGAAAATGACCGCGCAAAAAAACTCCGGCATTACCGATTTTCAGGACGACCAATACAACCCGGACGGCAATGGCTCAACCTATACTCTGCCCGATTATATTACCCCGGCAGGCGCAAAAAACGGCGACCCGGCTGTTGATCCGAAGTTGTATTATGTAAACCCATATTTTACATCGCCTGATGATTATAACAGCTTTTACCGCATAACAAAGGCTAACAAAGCCGGTACCGACTGGTACCACGCAATTTTTAAAACCGCGCCGATGACAAGCCATAACTTATCGGTTAGCGGTAGCACTGAGCAGGCCAGTTATTTGTTCTCATTAAATTATTACAACCAGCAGGGTACTTTGATAGATACCTATCAAAAACGCTACAGCCTGCGTTCAAATACGTCGTTCAACCTGTCAAAACATATCAGGATAGGTGAAAACATTGCGTACTCCATTACCAAAAACCCTAAAGTTGGCGCTAATGATCCGGATGGTGTAATTACCATGGCTATTCGTGAACAGCCTATTATCCCGGTTTACGATATTAAAGGCAATTACGCAGGCAGCTATGGTTCAGGCCTGGGCGATGCCAATAACCCGGTAGCTATCCAAAACAGATCGGCAGTAAATGGCGCTGTTGACTACCGTATAATTGGTAACGTATTTGCCGAAGCCGACATTTTAAAAGGCCTTACCCTGCGCACCAGCTTTGGTGGCGATATTACCAACGGGCACGACCACTACTTTAGCTACCCAACTTACGAAAACGTTGAAAACTCGTTAACAAACAGCTATTCGGAAGATTCATACAGCAACTACACCTATAACTGGACCAACACATTAACCTATCAGCATAATTTTGGTAAGCATGATATAAAGTTGCTGGCAGGTACCGAATCGGTAGAAAATTACAACTCGAGCATGGGGGCCAACAGTAAAAACTATTTTTCTTTTGATCCTAATTATGTAAACCTGTCAACAGGTACGCCGGGCAGTAATTATAGCAGCCGCAATTCGCAAACGCTGTTTTCATTATTTGCCCGTTTTGATTACGCTTATGATGATAAGTATTTGTTTAACTCAACTATCCGCAGGGATGGGGCTTCTCCTTTTTCTGAGAAAAACAAATACGGGTATTTCCCTTCTTTCAGCGGCGCATGGCGCATCTCGCAGGAAAACTTCCTGAAAGGCACCAAATGGCTTACTGATTTGAAGATCAGGGGTGGATGGGGCATTATGGGTAACCAGATCAATATCAACCCTGAAAACGCCTTTACTACATTTAATACTAACATAGGCCAGTCGTTTTATCCTATTAACGGCGGCCCCGATATTGTACCGGGCTTTTACCAGGCACAGATCTCCAACCCGGATGCCAAGTGGGAAAAAGATATCAATACCAACTTTGGTTTTGATGCAACCCTGTTTGATGGCAAAATCTCGATCACTGCCGATTACTACCGTAAAGACATCCGCGACCTGTTGTTTAACGCGCCGCAATTGGGTACGGCAGGTAACGGCGCACCGCCTTTCATAAACGTTGGTAAAATGAAAACCGATGGTTTGGATGTTTCCGTAACCGGTAATTTCAAAGCCAGCAGCGATCTTGGCTTTAATGCTACAGGTACGTTTACCACTTACAACAACAAGATCAAAACTGTATCAACAGGTGCCGATTATTTTTATGGCAGCCACCTGGGCCGGTTTGACAATTTTATAAGCCGCAACCAGGTTGGTCACTCCTTAGGTGAGTTTTATGGTTACCAGATAGAAGGCTTCTGGAACAGCCAGGCCGAAATTGATGCGGCCAACGCATCGGCACAAAAAATTACCAATAACCCAGATGAGGTTTACCAAAGTGATGTGAAACCCGGCCGCTTTAAATATAAAGATGTGAACGGCGATGGCATAATCACCGATGCCGACCGCACCTTTATAGGCAATCCAAACCCTAAAGTTACAGCTGGCCTTAACCTTGGCGTAACCTATAAAAATTTTGATGCCAGCGTATTCTTCTACGGCTCGTTTGGTAACAAGATCTGGAACAGTGTAAAATACTGGACAGATTTTTACTCATCGTTTGAAACCGCCAAAAGCCATACCGCATTGTATGATTCGTGGACACCAACCAACCACAATGCCAAAGCGCCTATCCAGGAGCTTGATGCATCAACCAGCAGCGGATCTACGCCAAACTCGTACTTTGTTGAAAACGGCACTTATGTACGCATGCGCAATGCGCAGATAGGCTATTCGTTCAACCTCAACAGCCTTAAAAAAATCGGCGTACAAAAACTGCGGATCTACGCTTCGGCAACCAACCTGTTCACCATTACCGGTTACAAAGGTGTTGATCCAGAACTTGGCGGCAGTACTACCACTTTTGGTATTGATGAGGGCAGCTATGGCAGTCCGCGTACATTTTTATTTGGTGTTAACTTTTCATTATAA
- a CDS encoding outer membrane beta-barrel protein: protein MKNLFKISALVLAFAGLSFGAKAQTSTPTTPSTSTTTTKSGIRYSIGVDAGIPLGDFKDNYKWNLGGSVQADIPVYSDKLFVTVNAGYNNIFGKNDVVVGNTTVSPTDFHLIPVKAGLKFFPISNFYVQGEAGAAFLLNKSDVGANKSTAFVYAPQIGVQFPVSAGSFIDAGVRYEATTKYATGVDASKVNFIGLRVAYGF, encoded by the coding sequence ATGAAAAATTTATTCAAAATTTCAGCATTAGTCCTTGCATTTGCAGGCTTATCATTCGGTGCAAAAGCACAAACATCTACACCTACTACCCCTTCTACATCAACAACTACTACTAAAAGCGGCATCCGCTATAGCATCGGTGTTGACGCCGGTATTCCTTTGGGCGATTTTAAAGACAACTACAAATGGAATTTAGGCGGTTCGGTACAGGCTGATATCCCGGTTTATTCAGATAAATTATTTGTTACCGTTAACGCAGGTTACAACAACATTTTCGGCAAAAACGATGTAGTTGTTGGTAACACCACCGTTAGCCCTACCGATTTTCATCTGATCCCGGTTAAAGCAGGTTTAAAATTCTTCCCTATCAGCAATTTTTATGTACAGGGTGAAGCAGGTGCAGCGTTTTTGCTAAACAAATCTGACGTTGGTGCCAACAAATCAACCGCTTTTGTTTACGCACCGCAAATTGGTGTTCAGTTCCCGGTAAGTGCAGGCAGCTTTATTGATGCAGGTGTGCGTTACGAAGCAACTACCAAATACGCAACCGGCGTTGATGCAAGCAAAGTGAACTTTATTGGTTTACGTGTAGCGTACGGCTTTTAA
- a CDS encoding FecR family protein, with product MDNEEVKLLLVKYITGEATEQELEQVKQWIGAHPENEQYFAQLYETWHNILYLQPMVVNKDNAYDKFTDTLEPQTPHRYARLITWGKIAACVVLLATVSVTFYKRYSKNIQSVKQIAVNHGSIKKIVLADGTMVWLNAGSKLNYTADFGKTTRTVYLEGEAFFEIAPGKKEIPFIVNTKNYTVRDIGTKFNLKAYASDPFLETTVVKGEVSVEGNAESSNHEMNRIYVKPHQVLRIYYRPKKENYSYTVPDTKNLNEIQVTEVDEAKLNRYDGWKDNLLVFDDATLKEMAGVLERRYNVSININNDELAGIRYSGSFKNVPDIEKVLALIMENTPIDYTRTGNVINITKTNNN from the coding sequence ATGGATAACGAAGAAGTAAAACTGCTATTGGTTAAATACATCACCGGCGAGGCTACCGAACAGGAACTTGAGCAGGTGAAGCAGTGGATTGGTGCGCACCCCGAAAACGAACAGTATTTTGCACAGCTATATGAAACCTGGCATAATATACTTTACCTGCAGCCCATGGTTGTAAATAAGGATAATGCCTACGATAAATTTACTGACACGCTTGAGCCGCAAACGCCGCATCGTTATGCCCGGCTTATTACATGGGGCAAAATAGCGGCCTGCGTTGTGTTGCTTGCCACGGTTTCGGTTACCTTTTATAAACGTTATTCAAAAAATATACAAAGCGTAAAGCAAATAGCGGTTAACCATGGTTCTATCAAAAAGATTGTTTTAGCTGATGGCACAATGGTTTGGCTCAACGCAGGCAGCAAGCTTAACTACACGGCCGATTTTGGCAAAACTACCCGTACCGTTTACCTGGAAGGCGAAGCTTTTTTTGAAATAGCACCGGGAAAAAAAGAGATCCCCTTTATTGTTAATACAAAAAATTATACTGTAAGGGATATCGGAACAAAATTTAATCTTAAAGCCTACGCCTCCGACCCCTTTTTGGAAACTACGGTTGTAAAAGGCGAGGTATCTGTAGAGGGTAATGCTGAAAGCAGTAATCACGAAATGAACCGCATTTACGTAAAACCTCACCAGGTACTGCGCATTTATTATCGCCCTAAAAAAGAAAACTACAGTTACACTGTTCCGGATACCAAAAACCTGAACGAGATACAGGTTACCGAGGTTGACGAAGCTAAATTAAACCGTTACGACGGCTGGAAAGATAACCTGCTGGTATTTGATGATGCCACACTTAAAGAAATGGCCGGCGTGCTTGAGCGCCGCTACAACGTAAGCATCAATATTAATAATGATGAGCTTGCGGGCATCCGCTACTCGGGCAGTTTTAAAAATGTGCCCGACATTGAAAAAGTGCTGGCCCTCATTATGGAGAATACTCCTATTGATTATACCCGCACAGGAAACGTAATTAACATCACTAAAACCAACAATAACTAA
- a CDS encoding acyltransferase family protein has product MDKSSPRFLSLDVFRGMTLCFMIIVNTPGSGAAPFAPLEHAAWHGFTPTDLVFPSFLFAVGNAMSFSMKRYQELGNAAVLSKIFRRTLLIFLIGYLMYWFPFFSMNGGFHWKPIANTRIMGVLQRIALCYCFASLMIHFLAKRSVIILSALFLVLYWILLLIYGNPADPLSMTGNAGIFLDKFLFGDKHLYHGEGIPFDPEGVLSTLPAIVNVVVGYYAGKFVQQKGKGYDTTTKLLLTGCLFIFLALCWNMVFPINKKLWTSSFVLVTTGLDLVILSALIYVLEINNWNKGNWARFFTIMGKNPLPVYVLSEILLLPVSMIIIGGTNAVDWINNVFYQVIAPGPIGSLLFAISFMTICWLVAYLLDRKNIYIRV; this is encoded by the coding sequence ATGGACAAATCATCACCGCGGTTTTTATCGCTGGATGTATTTCGTGGCATGACTTTATGTTTCATGATCATTGTAAATACGCCCGGCAGCGGGGCCGCACCATTCGCGCCGCTCGAGCATGCCGCCTGGCATGGCTTTACCCCTACCGATCTTGTGTTCCCTTCCTTTTTGTTTGCCGTAGGCAACGCCATGAGTTTTTCGATGAAACGCTACCAGGAACTGGGAAATGCAGCAGTGCTGAGCAAAATTTTCAGGCGTACGCTGCTTATCTTTTTAATAGGTTACCTCATGTACTGGTTCCCTTTCTTTTCGATGAATGGCGGCTTCCATTGGAAACCTATTGCCAACACCCGTATTATGGGCGTTTTACAACGTATTGCGCTGTGCTATTGCTTCGCCTCGCTCATGATCCATTTTTTGGCAAAGCGATCGGTTATTATTTTATCGGCTTTGTTTTTGGTGCTTTACTGGATCCTGCTGCTCATTTACGGCAACCCTGCCGATCCGCTGAGCATGACAGGTAATGCAGGCATCTTCCTGGATAAATTTTTATTTGGGGATAAACACCTGTATCACGGCGAAGGTATTCCTTTTGATCCCGAAGGTGTGCTGAGCACCCTGCCTGCCATCGTTAACGTGGTGGTTGGTTATTATGCAGGTAAATTTGTACAGCAAAAAGGCAAAGGTTATGACACCACAACCAAACTGTTGCTAACAGGATGCCTGTTCATTTTCCTGGCCCTGTGTTGGAACATGGTATTCCCCATCAACAAAAAACTGTGGACAAGCTCGTTTGTATTGGTAACCACCGGCCTCGACCTGGTGATCCTTTCGGCCCTGATCTATGTGCTCGAGATCAATAACTGGAACAAAGGCAACTGGGCCCGCTTTTTTACCATTATGGGTAAAAACCCGCTGCCGGTTTATGTGCTTTCAGAGATCTTGCTGCTTCCGGTTAGTATGATCATCATTGGCGGTACCAATGCGGTTGACTGGATCAACAATGTTTTTTACCAGGTAATAGCGCCCGGGCCAATAGGTTCGCTGCTGTTTGCTATAAGCTTTATGACGATTTGCTGGTTGGTGGCTTATTTGCTGGATAGAAAGAATATTTATATCAGGGTGTGA